A genomic region of Dreissena polymorpha isolate Duluth1 chromosome 4, UMN_Dpol_1.0, whole genome shotgun sequence contains the following coding sequences:
- the LOC127879425 gene encoding palmitoyltransferase ZDHHC15B-like isoform X6 has product MAPAVIRICCVAVRWTPVIFISAIVVWSYYAYVVQMCFLTVESIAERVLYLLLFHPFIVMFAWSYAKTIFTPVGRVPKVFFLPSQLADRLMRESEEDQKNTLIEFARNNNLPVQNRTHIGAPRYCEKCKCIKPDRSHHCSVCGTCVLKMDHHCPWVNNCVGFTTYKFFVMFLGYALLYCLFVAVTSLKYFIQFWSGGVGNNMGKFHVLFLFFVAVMFAISLISLFGYHCYLTAKNRSTLESFRSPIFQSGPDKNGFSLGKYNNFIEIFGENKLMWFVPTFTSAGDGVTFPTRTVDLDSDGLLADRQRWMEEGELDSHLNNGYGSNRYLDHDKL; this is encoded by the exons ATGGCCCCAGCAGTAATTCGTATTTGTTGTGTCGCCGTGCGATGGACTCCCGTAATATTTATTTCCGCCATAGTCGTCTGGTCCTACTATGCATATGTCGTGCAGATGTGCTTTC TGACTGTTGAGAGTATTGCAGAGAGAG TGTTATACTTGTTGCTGTTCCATCCATTTATAGTGATGTTTGCTTGGTCATACGCTAAAACTATATTTACACCAGTCGGCAGAGTGCCAAAAGTG TTTTTCTTGCCCAGCCAGTTGGCTGACAGACTGATGCGAGAAAGTGAGGAGGACCAGAAGAATACACTGATAGAATTTGCCAGGAACAATAACCTGCCAGTCCAAAACAGAACACATATTGGGG CCCCTCGTTATTGTGAGAAGTGCAAGTGTATCAAGCCAGACAGAAGCCATCACTGCTCAGTATGTGGAACATGTGTCCTCAAGATGGACCACCACTGTCCATG GGTGAACAACTGTGTGGGCTTTACAACATATAAGTTCTTTGTCATGTTCCTGGGGTACGCTTTACTGTACTGCCTGTTTGTAGCAGTCACCTCTCTCAAGTACTTCATACAGTTCTGGTCG GGTGGTGTAGGAAACAACATGGGCAAGTTCCATGTATTGTTCCTGTTCTTTGTGGCGGTGATGTTTGCCATCAGTCTGATATCGCTGTTTGGCTACCACTGCTACTTGACGGCCAAAAACAGGTCCACCCTAG AATCTTTCAGGTCTCCCATATTCCAGTCTGGGCCAGACAAAAACGGCTTTAGTTTAggaaaatataacaattttattgaaatatttggaGAAAACAAGTTGATGTGGTTTGTCCCCACATTCACAAG TGCTGGTGATGGAGTGACCTTCCCCACTAGAACAGTAGACCTGGACTCTGACGGTCTGTTGGCTGACAGACAGCGCTGGATGGAGGAGGGAGAGCTTGATTCACACCTCAACAATG GCTATGGATCAAACAGATACCTGGATCATGACAAATTATGA
- the LOC127879425 gene encoding palmitoyltransferase ZDHHC15B-like isoform X3 gives MAPAVIRICCVAVRWTPVIFISAIVVWSYYAYVVQMCFLTVESIAERVLYLLLFHPFIVMFAWSYAKTIFTPVGRVPKVFFLPSQLADRLMRESEEDQKNTLIEFARNNNLPVQNRTHIGAPRYCEKCKCIKPDRSHHCSVCGTCVLKMDHHCPWVNNCVGFTTYKFFVMFLGYALLYCLFVAVTSLKYFIQFWSGGVGNNMGKFHVLFLFFVAVMFAISLISLFGYHCYLTAKNRSTLESFRSPIFQSGPDKNGFSLGKYNNFIEIFGENKLMWFVPTFTSEGDGVTFPTRTASSSLSYQTMGNTTPTAIPSAGDGVTFPTRTVDLDSDGLLADRQRWMEEGELDSHLNNGYGSNRYLDHDKL, from the exons ATGGCCCCAGCAGTAATTCGTATTTGTTGTGTCGCCGTGCGATGGACTCCCGTAATATTTATTTCCGCCATAGTCGTCTGGTCCTACTATGCATATGTCGTGCAGATGTGCTTTC TGACTGTTGAGAGTATTGCAGAGAGAG TGTTATACTTGTTGCTGTTCCATCCATTTATAGTGATGTTTGCTTGGTCATACGCTAAAACTATATTTACACCAGTCGGCAGAGTGCCAAAAGTG TTTTTCTTGCCCAGCCAGTTGGCTGACAGACTGATGCGAGAAAGTGAGGAGGACCAGAAGAATACACTGATAGAATTTGCCAGGAACAATAACCTGCCAGTCCAAAACAGAACACATATTGGGG CCCCTCGTTATTGTGAGAAGTGCAAGTGTATCAAGCCAGACAGAAGCCATCACTGCTCAGTATGTGGAACATGTGTCCTCAAGATGGACCACCACTGTCCATG GGTGAACAACTGTGTGGGCTTTACAACATATAAGTTCTTTGTCATGTTCCTGGGGTACGCTTTACTGTACTGCCTGTTTGTAGCAGTCACCTCTCTCAAGTACTTCATACAGTTCTGGTCG GGTGGTGTAGGAAACAACATGGGCAAGTTCCATGTATTGTTCCTGTTCTTTGTGGCGGTGATGTTTGCCATCAGTCTGATATCGCTGTTTGGCTACCACTGCTACTTGACGGCCAAAAACAGGTCCACCCTAG AATCTTTCAGGTCTCCCATATTCCAGTCTGGGCCAGACAAAAACGGCTTTAGTTTAggaaaatataacaattttattgaaatatttggaGAAAACAAGTTGATGTGGTTTGTCCCCACATTCACAAG TGAAGGAGACGGGGTGACCTTTCCTACACGCACCGCTAGCTCATCGCTCTCCTATCAAACCATGGGAAACACCACTCCTACAGCCATTCCAAG TGCTGGTGATGGAGTGACCTTCCCCACTAGAACAGTAGACCTGGACTCTGACGGTCTGTTGGCTGACAGACAGCGCTGGATGGAGGAGGGAGAGCTTGATTCACACCTCAACAATG GCTATGGATCAAACAGATACCTGGATCATGACAAATTATGA
- the LOC127879425 gene encoding palmitoyltransferase ZDHHC15B-like isoform X4 yields MAPAVIRICCVAVRWTPVIFISAIVVWSYYAYVVQMCFLTVESIAERVLYLLLFHPFIVMFAWSYAKTIFTPVGRVPKVFFLPSQLADRLMRESEEDQKNTLIEFARNNNLPVQNRTHIGAPRYCEKCKCIKPDRSHHCSVCGTCVLKMDHHCPWVNNCVGFTTYKFFVMFLGYALLYCLFVAVTSLKYFIQFWSGGVGNNMGKFHVLFLFFVAVMFAISLISLFGYHCYLTAKNRSTLESFRSPIFQSGPDKNGFSLGKYNNFIEIFGENKLMWFVPTFTSAGDGVTFPTRTVDLDSDGLLADRQRWMEEGELDSHLNNGELFIRNKLHKLWIKQIPGS; encoded by the exons ATGGCCCCAGCAGTAATTCGTATTTGTTGTGTCGCCGTGCGATGGACTCCCGTAATATTTATTTCCGCCATAGTCGTCTGGTCCTACTATGCATATGTCGTGCAGATGTGCTTTC TGACTGTTGAGAGTATTGCAGAGAGAG TGTTATACTTGTTGCTGTTCCATCCATTTATAGTGATGTTTGCTTGGTCATACGCTAAAACTATATTTACACCAGTCGGCAGAGTGCCAAAAGTG TTTTTCTTGCCCAGCCAGTTGGCTGACAGACTGATGCGAGAAAGTGAGGAGGACCAGAAGAATACACTGATAGAATTTGCCAGGAACAATAACCTGCCAGTCCAAAACAGAACACATATTGGGG CCCCTCGTTATTGTGAGAAGTGCAAGTGTATCAAGCCAGACAGAAGCCATCACTGCTCAGTATGTGGAACATGTGTCCTCAAGATGGACCACCACTGTCCATG GGTGAACAACTGTGTGGGCTTTACAACATATAAGTTCTTTGTCATGTTCCTGGGGTACGCTTTACTGTACTGCCTGTTTGTAGCAGTCACCTCTCTCAAGTACTTCATACAGTTCTGGTCG GGTGGTGTAGGAAACAACATGGGCAAGTTCCATGTATTGTTCCTGTTCTTTGTGGCGGTGATGTTTGCCATCAGTCTGATATCGCTGTTTGGCTACCACTGCTACTTGACGGCCAAAAACAGGTCCACCCTAG AATCTTTCAGGTCTCCCATATTCCAGTCTGGGCCAGACAAAAACGGCTTTAGTTTAggaaaatataacaattttattgaaatatttggaGAAAACAAGTTGATGTGGTTTGTCCCCACATTCACAAG TGCTGGTGATGGAGTGACCTTCCCCACTAGAACAGTAGACCTGGACTCTGACGGTCTGTTGGCTGACAGACAGCGCTGGATGGAGGAGGGAGAGCTTGATTCACACCTCAACAATG GAGAACTATTTATAAGAAATAAGTTACATAA GCTATGGATCAAACAGATACCTGGATCATGA
- the LOC127879425 gene encoding palmitoyltransferase ZDHHC15B-like isoform X1: MAPAVIRICCVAVRWTPVIFISAIVVWSYYAYVVQMCFLTVESIAERVLYLLLFHPFIVMFAWSYAKTIFTPVGRVPKVFFLPSQLADRLMRESEEDQKNTLIEFARNNNLPVQNRTHIGAPRYCEKCKCIKPDRSHHCSVCGTCVLKMDHHCPWVNNCVGFTTYKFFVMFLGYALLYCLFVAVTSLKYFIQFWSGGVGNNMGKFHVLFLFFVAVMFAISLISLFGYHCYLTAKNRSTLESFRSPIFQSGPDKNGFSLGKYNNFIEIFGENKLMWFVPTFTSEGDGVTFPTRTASSSLSYQTMGNTTPTAIPSAGDGVTFPTRTVDLDSDGLLADRQRWMEEGELDSHLNNGELFIRNKLHKLWIKQIPGS, from the exons ATGGCCCCAGCAGTAATTCGTATTTGTTGTGTCGCCGTGCGATGGACTCCCGTAATATTTATTTCCGCCATAGTCGTCTGGTCCTACTATGCATATGTCGTGCAGATGTGCTTTC TGACTGTTGAGAGTATTGCAGAGAGAG TGTTATACTTGTTGCTGTTCCATCCATTTATAGTGATGTTTGCTTGGTCATACGCTAAAACTATATTTACACCAGTCGGCAGAGTGCCAAAAGTG TTTTTCTTGCCCAGCCAGTTGGCTGACAGACTGATGCGAGAAAGTGAGGAGGACCAGAAGAATACACTGATAGAATTTGCCAGGAACAATAACCTGCCAGTCCAAAACAGAACACATATTGGGG CCCCTCGTTATTGTGAGAAGTGCAAGTGTATCAAGCCAGACAGAAGCCATCACTGCTCAGTATGTGGAACATGTGTCCTCAAGATGGACCACCACTGTCCATG GGTGAACAACTGTGTGGGCTTTACAACATATAAGTTCTTTGTCATGTTCCTGGGGTACGCTTTACTGTACTGCCTGTTTGTAGCAGTCACCTCTCTCAAGTACTTCATACAGTTCTGGTCG GGTGGTGTAGGAAACAACATGGGCAAGTTCCATGTATTGTTCCTGTTCTTTGTGGCGGTGATGTTTGCCATCAGTCTGATATCGCTGTTTGGCTACCACTGCTACTTGACGGCCAAAAACAGGTCCACCCTAG AATCTTTCAGGTCTCCCATATTCCAGTCTGGGCCAGACAAAAACGGCTTTAGTTTAggaaaatataacaattttattgaaatatttggaGAAAACAAGTTGATGTGGTTTGTCCCCACATTCACAAG TGAAGGAGACGGGGTGACCTTTCCTACACGCACCGCTAGCTCATCGCTCTCCTATCAAACCATGGGAAACACCACTCCTACAGCCATTCCAAG TGCTGGTGATGGAGTGACCTTCCCCACTAGAACAGTAGACCTGGACTCTGACGGTCTGTTGGCTGACAGACAGCGCTGGATGGAGGAGGGAGAGCTTGATTCACACCTCAACAATG GAGAACTATTTATAAGAAATAAGTTACATAA GCTATGGATCAAACAGATACCTGGATCATGA
- the LOC127879425 gene encoding palmitoyltransferase ZDHHC15B-like isoform X5: MAPAVIRICCVAVRWTPVIFISAIVVWSYYAYVVQMCFLTVESIAERVLYLLLFHPFIVMFAWSYAKTIFTPVGRVPKVFFLPSQLADRLMRESEEDQKNTLIEFARNNNLPVQNRTHIGAPRYCEKCKCIKPDRSHHCSVCGTCVLKMDHHCPWVNNCVGFTTYKFFVMFLGYALLYCLFVAVTSLKYFIQFWSGGVGNNMGKFHVLFLFFVAVMFAISLISLFGYHCYLTAKNRSTLESFRSPIFQSGPDKNGFSLGKYNNFIEIFGENKLMWFVPTFTSAGDGVTFPTRTVDLDSDGLLADRQRWMEEGELDSHLNNGSNALTTSSQNLLNTSEE; this comes from the exons ATGGCCCCAGCAGTAATTCGTATTTGTTGTGTCGCCGTGCGATGGACTCCCGTAATATTTATTTCCGCCATAGTCGTCTGGTCCTACTATGCATATGTCGTGCAGATGTGCTTTC TGACTGTTGAGAGTATTGCAGAGAGAG TGTTATACTTGTTGCTGTTCCATCCATTTATAGTGATGTTTGCTTGGTCATACGCTAAAACTATATTTACACCAGTCGGCAGAGTGCCAAAAGTG TTTTTCTTGCCCAGCCAGTTGGCTGACAGACTGATGCGAGAAAGTGAGGAGGACCAGAAGAATACACTGATAGAATTTGCCAGGAACAATAACCTGCCAGTCCAAAACAGAACACATATTGGGG CCCCTCGTTATTGTGAGAAGTGCAAGTGTATCAAGCCAGACAGAAGCCATCACTGCTCAGTATGTGGAACATGTGTCCTCAAGATGGACCACCACTGTCCATG GGTGAACAACTGTGTGGGCTTTACAACATATAAGTTCTTTGTCATGTTCCTGGGGTACGCTTTACTGTACTGCCTGTTTGTAGCAGTCACCTCTCTCAAGTACTTCATACAGTTCTGGTCG GGTGGTGTAGGAAACAACATGGGCAAGTTCCATGTATTGTTCCTGTTCTTTGTGGCGGTGATGTTTGCCATCAGTCTGATATCGCTGTTTGGCTACCACTGCTACTTGACGGCCAAAAACAGGTCCACCCTAG AATCTTTCAGGTCTCCCATATTCCAGTCTGGGCCAGACAAAAACGGCTTTAGTTTAggaaaatataacaattttattgaaatatttggaGAAAACAAGTTGATGTGGTTTGTCCCCACATTCACAAG TGCTGGTGATGGAGTGACCTTCCCCACTAGAACAGTAGACCTGGACTCTGACGGTCTGTTGGCTGACAGACAGCGCTGGATGGAGGAGGGAGAGCTTGATTCACACCTCAACAATG GCAGCAATGCTCTGACCACGTCTAGTCAAAACCTCTTAAATACCTCTGAAGAGTGA
- the LOC127879425 gene encoding palmitoyltransferase ZDHHC15B-like isoform X2: MAPAVIRICCVAVRWTPVIFISAIVVWSYYAYVVQMCFLTVESIAERVLYLLLFHPFIVMFAWSYAKTIFTPVGRVPKVFFLPSQLADRLMRESEEDQKNTLIEFARNNNLPVQNRTHIGAPRYCEKCKCIKPDRSHHCSVCGTCVLKMDHHCPWVNNCVGFTTYKFFVMFLGYALLYCLFVAVTSLKYFIQFWSGGVGNNMGKFHVLFLFFVAVMFAISLISLFGYHCYLTAKNRSTLESFRSPIFQSGPDKNGFSLGKYNNFIEIFGENKLMWFVPTFTSEGDGVTFPTRTASSSLSYQTMGNTTPTAIPSAGDGVTFPTRTVDLDSDGLLADRQRWMEEGELDSHLNNGSNALTTSSQNLLNTSEE; this comes from the exons ATGGCCCCAGCAGTAATTCGTATTTGTTGTGTCGCCGTGCGATGGACTCCCGTAATATTTATTTCCGCCATAGTCGTCTGGTCCTACTATGCATATGTCGTGCAGATGTGCTTTC TGACTGTTGAGAGTATTGCAGAGAGAG TGTTATACTTGTTGCTGTTCCATCCATTTATAGTGATGTTTGCTTGGTCATACGCTAAAACTATATTTACACCAGTCGGCAGAGTGCCAAAAGTG TTTTTCTTGCCCAGCCAGTTGGCTGACAGACTGATGCGAGAAAGTGAGGAGGACCAGAAGAATACACTGATAGAATTTGCCAGGAACAATAACCTGCCAGTCCAAAACAGAACACATATTGGGG CCCCTCGTTATTGTGAGAAGTGCAAGTGTATCAAGCCAGACAGAAGCCATCACTGCTCAGTATGTGGAACATGTGTCCTCAAGATGGACCACCACTGTCCATG GGTGAACAACTGTGTGGGCTTTACAACATATAAGTTCTTTGTCATGTTCCTGGGGTACGCTTTACTGTACTGCCTGTTTGTAGCAGTCACCTCTCTCAAGTACTTCATACAGTTCTGGTCG GGTGGTGTAGGAAACAACATGGGCAAGTTCCATGTATTGTTCCTGTTCTTTGTGGCGGTGATGTTTGCCATCAGTCTGATATCGCTGTTTGGCTACCACTGCTACTTGACGGCCAAAAACAGGTCCACCCTAG AATCTTTCAGGTCTCCCATATTCCAGTCTGGGCCAGACAAAAACGGCTTTAGTTTAggaaaatataacaattttattgaaatatttggaGAAAACAAGTTGATGTGGTTTGTCCCCACATTCACAAG TGAAGGAGACGGGGTGACCTTTCCTACACGCACCGCTAGCTCATCGCTCTCCTATCAAACCATGGGAAACACCACTCCTACAGCCATTCCAAG TGCTGGTGATGGAGTGACCTTCCCCACTAGAACAGTAGACCTGGACTCTGACGGTCTGTTGGCTGACAGACAGCGCTGGATGGAGGAGGGAGAGCTTGATTCACACCTCAACAATG GCAGCAATGCTCTGACCACGTCTAGTCAAAACCTCTTAAATACCTCTGAAGAGTGA